The DNA region CCCCTATATGATGTTTTACATTAAACAGTGAATGATATGGTTTCGTCCCGCATCCAAAGTCAAGCATCGTCCCTACCATATAGTGTGCATTTTTTTTAATACCTGATGATATGCCTCTTGAGATGATATAATTAGAATTAATTACAATAGAATACCATGCGGGAATAAAAACCTGCCTACGATAATATTTTTTTAATGAATCTATCAGCTTCATATTATTTTAAAAGTAAGCATTTAGAATTTAGCCATCATAATCTATAGGGAGCAAGTTCCAGTTTTTTATATCGGTAATGAAATTCGAAGGGGATACATTGATATTCTCAAAAACTGAAAAGTAAAAGGGATAAGTCATAATGCCTTTATTAAAAGGATTTTTCATAAAGAGCCGTTGTTTTAATAATTTAGAAAAAAATGAATTTTTATTTGACCAGCAATAAATTCCTTTTAATTTATTATTAATAGTTATTTGATATATTTTATTAAACAACATTGAATAAGCATCATTTTCTAATGAATAGATATCTTTAATTAATAGAAGTAAATTTTTTTCAATACAATAAATGCAATATCCCACTAGCGTTTCATTTTTGTAACAATAAATGATTCTATGCGAAGCAGAAGGATCTTTGAAACGCCATTCTAAATAAGATTTGTCCCTTGCTTTCGCAATAGGAAATTGCATAGAAATTACTTTATCCAAATCATTTATTGCTTCGCTGATGATATCTGTATCGGTAAAATGAAATAGTGGATTCGATGGAATTATTTTACTTAATAGAATTTCAATTTTTAATTGTAAAGATATTTTAAAATGAGGCTTGATTCTTCCCAATCCTTTCCAATGAAGTTTTTTAATGTAACCCGAGTAGGGAATTTCTCCGGGAAACACCTTAGCAAGTGATTTGCCTTGTCTTTTCAATTCGTCACATGTCAGTGCAGCTAATTTTTCAAAGATGCCCATTCTTCTATAGTTTGGGTGTGTCATTGTATCGCAGGCAAGATACATGACATTTTTTTTTCCATTAATATAATATGCATCCGGTATTGCACCCCAATATCCGACTAATTCGCCCTCTTCATTTTTTGCAACATATCCAATCACATTGCCTTCGGAGTTTTCATAATATTTCCAATGATAAAAATCTATTGTTGAGGCTCTGCCAAAACATAATAAGGTTAATGCTGGCATTTCTTTTAAATCTGCTTGCGAAAATTTATGAAAGGATAGCATGAATTTTAAAACGATTGTATTCTATTTGCGAATAAATTTGTGAAATCCGTTTATTCTGAAAAATAGTTCATATGGATTTTTGTCATGCACATTAAATCTTGGGATTGCATATTTATAAGGAGTATCGTTCACTTTTTTTAAATCCACTAATTCATTATTTACTGCAAAACCTGCTTTATAGTATTTTAGAACAAGATGCAAAACTCTGCCGGAATAATTTCCTGCCGGATAAGCAATGTAATCAACATTGTTTTCTAGTTTGGCAGTGAGTAGATTTTTAGACTCATACAGTTCATAATCAAGTGTTGCCTCGTCTTCTATCATTGACAATGCCGGATGAGTCATTGAGTGAGACTCATATTTTACATCAGCCAATGTTTCTTTTATTTCTGACCAGGACATACTATTGGCATTCGTGTCATCCTTGTATCCCAAAGTTTGCATAATAGTTGAGACATATATTCTGCGCTGCTTATCCGGTAAGCGTATTAAAAGTTTCCTGACTGCAAATGCTGCTTTACTTCTTTGCTTTTCGCTTTCAAGTTTTAAAAATATTTGTTCATTATTGATGTTTAAACATAATTCAGTTTTGTTTGTGAATTTGAAGCAATTGTCTAATTGAGATGTCCAGATAATCTGATTTTTATTTACGCAATCAACCGGAACAAACATAGTGACCGGAACCTGATGTTTCTTTATTATGGGAAGAGCATGTTCATGGAAATCTTTAAATGCATCGTCAAATACTACAGCGCAGCAATCACGCAACTGTTCTTTTTTTTTATCGAATAAATTATTAAGAGAAATAAAGCGATATTTTTTTGATAAGAACTTTATGTGAGATTCAAATTGTTTTGGTGTAAGTGGGGACCAGAATCCATCGGGATAAGGACTAATTCTGTGAAAAATTAAAATTGGAATTCTTAAATTCATTCTATGATAATGCATTAATAAGTACCCCAATCCTGTATAATATAAAATTTTAAAAATAATGTTTCTCATATTTTATAGAACTGCACTACATTTTTTTTATTTTAACTTCCTGATAATGTTGTTTCCAATTAATATTTTGAAAAATAAAATAATCAAATTAATATTAATACCAATTTTAGCAGTTGTTTTAATAAGGTATTTAATTGCATAAATTCTATTTTCATCTATATAATTATGAATAGCGCAAAAGTAGAATGAATAGCCCTCCACTATCCTAATCTGTTTGTTGCTTAATGGCAGGTTTTGTTTGATCCATTCTACAGCCAAAAGTTTTTTTGAAATAATATCCTGGTTATTTCCCCTCATGGTTCTTTCATCGTGATCATTGAGTGTGATGGTTATTTTATCAGCAATATAAATCTTTTCTTTCATAAGATTTTGCATGAGAAACATCCAATCTTCTACCACAGTATATTTGCTATCCTCGTTAAAAAGATGAAGTTCTGAATTGTTTTTTTTGATGCAAAAGGATATGGCAAGCGGATTCCCCTTTAAAAGCAGTTCTATTCCATGCCATCCTTCTTTAACTCCTGCAAGCGATGAGGGATAAAATATTTTATTATTTCTTTTAATGTTATATTTTGTGGCAAGAAAATTTATTTCAGGATTAGTTTTTATAATAGAAAACAAGGTGCTTAAATGGTCTGGATGCATGGTATCATCCGAATCAAGAAAAGTAAGAAACGCGCCTTTTGCATTTTTGATTCCGGTATTTCGTGAAACAGCGCGTTCATAATTTTTATCATGTTGAATAAATATTATTTTTCCTGAATCATGCAGGGGTTTTAATATTTCAGCAGTAGTATCCGTTGAGCAATTGTCAACTACAATAACTTCATAATCAGGATAAGTTTGTGAGAAAACACTATCAAGTGTTTTTAAGATTAAAGAACTCCTGTTATAAGTAGGAATTATTATACTAAAAAATGGTTTATTCATTATAAAGATTTTCTAAGTCATATACCAGATAAATTAGCCAGAAAGTCTTTAATAATGCTTCTTTCTATTCAGCATTCGATAAACTTTGTATATAAATTCAAGTTTTTTCTTATCGTTGGGATAGTCCTTGTATGTTTTTGGAGGCAACATCATCATTGCATCAAACTCATCAATGGTTATTCCCAGTTTTTTACATATATATTCTTTTTCTTTGGCTACATTGCCCGGGTCATAGGGTTTTTTAGCCAGTTCCAGCAAAGCTTCCTCACGCGTGATTGTACCATCGCATATCTTTGAGGAAAATGTTACCAGACGATAATCTATTTGAAATTTTTCAGGTAAAATATATGATTGCACAAATCCTGTGAATGTTGATTCATGATGTTTTTTACCATAATATTTCCATCCAAAATTTTGTTCAAGAATTTTTATTGCATCTTTTTTGCTGTAAGGGAAATAATTCAGCAAATAGATAATTCGTATGCCCTTTACATATTTGTAATATATTTCACTTAAAGCGTTAAATGCGGGTAAGGTTTTCAATTTTTTGTTACCAAATTTTTTGTAAATGGCTTTTACATACTTCAGGTCTTTGGCATTATAATGCCAGCTTTTTGGAAGAATTCCTTCTGTGGCATAGTTGCCCCCGCTGATTATGTATTTAATATTATACGTTGCGGCAACTTTATGCAACACTTCATAAATTGCAATATCAGTGGGAGTTTCTATTTCAGGCACTGATGCTTTGAAAAATGCTAACTGGATGTTTTTAAATTCTTCCCAGTCCAGAATGTAATTTTGATAGTTGAAACCTAATAATTCAATAACTTGTTTTATGTTATTAACTGATATTTCTGAATCCCAGCCGTTATCCATGTGTACAGCCAACACCCGTAACCCAAAGGTTTTGGAAATATAGGCAGCGTAACAACTGTCAACTCCTCCGCTGATTCCCAACACGCAATCGTACTCCTTATTTTTGCCTGATTGTTTGATCGTATCAACAAGTTGAGGCAGTAGGTTATTGTTGTTTTCTGTTTTATAGGGCAAACTGGAAATATTTTTATAATTTTCCTTGCAATGATTGCAATAACCGTTTTCATCAAATACAATTTCAGTATCTGATGTGTCCATCACACACCTGGTGCATTGCTGATATTTTCTGGCATCCATTTGGACAAAAATACTTTAATTCTTTCCCCGATGATAACTATCGGGGCAGGTTTCTGAAATTAAAAATTCCTCTCAGCCTGTTCCTAATTAACGGAATGTATAAGAATTTGGTATTTTGATGTTTAAAAACAATTTGGTATTAGTTTTTATTTTGCATTGCATTGCGGATTAATGTTACAAACATAGTATCATTATTTCTGTTATTGAATTTAAACCCTGCTTCGGCTAAGTAGGAATAATGATGCTAAAAAAGGGATTATTCATTATAAAGCTTTTCCAGATCATTTATCATTCGTTCCAGATTAAATTTCTGAACAAATTGTTTTCCATTGAGAGCGATTGTATTTGCCAAATCTTTATCAGATTGCAGACGAATCATTTCCTTATAAATTTCGTTTGAGTTTTTAAAATTAACCACAAGTGCATTTTTTTCATGTTCGATGAATTCGCAAGCAATTCCTGATAATGTAAAAACAGAAGGCACTCCTGCCGCCAATGCTTCAATGTAGGTTTGACCGAATGCTTCGCATAATGAATCAATGGGAGTATGTATATAAATGTCGAACAGCTTATATAAAGCAGCCACATCTTCTTCAAATGGAATAATTCTATAATTTGACTCAGGAATAGTTTCCAACTGCTGTACTATTTGATTATGGTAGGGTCCATAAGCATTGGCTAATATCAATGTGGCATCAGGATATTTTTTTAAAAAATCTTTAAACGCTGGAATAATATATTGTATGCCTTTCCATTCAATGTAGCGGGCAATAACACCAATTCGTGGATGGTTGTCCGGAATATTCCATTTTAGCTTTATCTTGTTACTGTTTTTTATATCAATTGAATCAAAATGCCTGAGGTCAAACCCATGATAAATAGTTCGGATTTTTTCAGGGTTAACATTTTCAAATTCAACTAATGTTTTGTAAGTTGCCTGGCTGATAGAAATAATATGTGTAGCCATTTTATTGCACCATAAATCATATTTCACTCCTTTTGGAAAATACCGACGATGGTAGGTACTGTCGTGGCGGGTGTAAATTCTTTTTTTTATCCCACATAATCTCCCGGCAGTTAATGCAATTAAGTTCGCATCAAAAACATGCGTGTGAATAATGTCAGGTTTTAATTTGAGAAAGAACCAGAAAACTTTAATAAAGGCAGTAACAATATTTTGTTTTCCATTATAATAAATCCGTATAACATTTATTTTATTCTTAGTGAGGAAATCTTCAAATGAAGAATTCTCAATATTCAATAATAATACTGTCAATTCATATTTTTTTTTTAATTCTGATAAAGTCCACTCTAATCCAAGTGATTTATTGACATGAGAAATGATATAAATAATATGTTGTTTCGGCATGAATTATCGGGCTATAATATCATAGTGGCAATTAGTGAAATCAGTATCAACTGAAACTGCCATTCCGGATTCAGCGTTGGTAATAGTGCGGTATTGCAAACTGGAGAGAAAGGCAATTAATGCTTTTACGGAGTCACCCTGAACATTGAGATTGTTTTCATCGACTTCAATGAATAATACGGGTTTGAATTTTTTTAACAGCTGTTCTGCTCCTTTAAGCACTTTTAATTCATAACCTTCCACATCAATTTTAATAAGATTTACTTGAGGGAAATGATTAATCTGTTCAATATCATCCAATCTTCTTATTTCTACAGTTTCATTTGCATTTTTTTTTTCAACTGCGATTC from Bacteroidota bacterium includes:
- a CDS encoding polysaccharide deacetylase family protein; its protein translation is MNLRIPILIFHRISPYPDGFWSPLTPKQFESHIKFLSKKYRFISLNNLFDKKKEQLRDCCAVVFDDAFKDFHEHALPIIKKHQVPVTMFVPVDCVNKNQIIWTSQLDNCFKFTNKTELCLNINNEQIFLKLESEKQRSKAAFAVRKLLIRLPDKQRRIYVSTIMQTLGYKDDTNANSMSWSEIKETLADVKYESHSMTHPALSMIEDEATLDYELYESKNLLTAKLENNVDYIAYPAGNYSGRVLHLVLKYYKAGFAVNNELVDLKKVNDTPYKYAIPRFNVHDKNPYELFFRINGFHKFIRK
- a CDS encoding glycosyltransferase family 4 protein, which encodes MPKQHIIYIISHVNKSLGLEWTLSELKKKYELTVLLLNIENSSFEDFLTKNKINVIRIYYNGKQNIVTAFIKVFWFFLKLKPDIIHTHVFDANLIALTAGRLCGIKKRIYTRHDSTYHRRYFPKGVKYDLWCNKMATHIISISQATYKTLVEFENVNPEKIRTIYHGFDLRHFDSIDIKNSNKIKLKWNIPDNHPRIGVIARYIEWKGIQYIIPAFKDFLKKYPDATLILANAYGPYHNQIVQQLETIPESNYRIIPFEEDVAALYKLFDIYIHTPIDSLCEAFGQTYIEALAAGVPSVFTLSGIACEFIEHEKNALVVNFKNSNEIYKEMIRLQSDKDLANTIALNGKQFVQKFNLERMINDLEKLYNE
- a CDS encoding GNAT family N-acetyltransferase is translated as MLSFHKFSQADLKEMPALTLLCFGRASTIDFYHWKYYENSEGNVIGYVAKNEEGELVGYWGAIPDAYYINGKKNVMYLACDTMTHPNYRRMGIFEKLAALTCDELKRQGKSLAKVFPGEIPYSGYIKKLHWKGLGRIKPHFKISLQLKIEILLSKIIPSNPLFHFTDTDIISEAINDLDKVISMQFPIAKARDKSYLEWRFKDPSASHRIIYCYKNETLVGYCIYCIEKNLLLLIKDIYSLENDAYSMLFNKIYQITINNKLKGIYCWSNKNSFFSKLLKQRLFMKNPFNKGIMTYPFYFSVFENINVSPSNFITDIKNWNLLPIDYDG
- a CDS encoding N-acetyl sugar amidotransferase, which gives rise to MDARKYQQCTRCVMDTSDTEIVFDENGYCNHCKENYKNISSLPYKTENNNNLLPQLVDTIKQSGKNKEYDCVLGISGGVDSCYAAYISKTFGLRVLAVHMDNGWDSEISVNNIKQVIELLGFNYQNYILDWEEFKNIQLAFFKASVPEIETPTDIAIYEVLHKVAATYNIKYIISGGNYATEGILPKSWHYNAKDLKYVKAIYKKFGNKKLKTLPAFNALSEIYYKYVKGIRIIYLLNYFPYSKKDAIKILEQNFGWKYYGKKHHESTFTGFVQSYILPEKFQIDYRLVTFSSKICDGTITREEALLELAKKPYDPGNVAKEKEYICKKLGITIDEFDAMMMLPPKTYKDYPNDKKKLEFIYKVYRMLNRKKHY
- a CDS encoding glycosyltransferase family 2 protein; this encodes MNKPFFSIIIPTYNRSSLILKTLDSVFSQTYPDYEVIVVDNCSTDTTAEILKPLHDSGKIIFIQHDKNYERAVSRNTGIKNAKGAFLTFLDSDDTMHPDHLSTLFSIIKTNPEINFLATKYNIKRNNKIFYPSSLAGVKEGWHGIELLLKGNPLAISFCIKKNNSELHLFNEDSKYTVVEDWMFLMQNLMKEKIYIADKITITLNDHDERTMRGNNQDIISKKLLAVEWIKQNLPLSNKQIRIVEGYSFYFCAIHNYIDENRIYAIKYLIKTTAKIGININLIILFFKILIGNNIIRKLK